The following proteins come from a genomic window of Trichoplusia ni isolate ovarian cell line Hi5 chromosome 16, tn1, whole genome shotgun sequence:
- the LOC113501951 gene encoding trypsin CFT-1-like, with the protein MRVIALLALCLAAVAAAPKESQRIIGGSVTNIGQYPMMASLLFSWTNSGHRQSCGGTIINNRAVLTAAHCTIGDPVSRWRVRVGSTNANGGGVVHNSQQIINHPSYNSRTYDNDVAIIRISGTFSFNNNVRAASIAGSNYNLGDNQVVWATGWGRTSVGGSSSEQLRHVQIWTVNQNTCNQRYQSIGRSITANMLCSGWLDVGGRDQCQGDSGGPLFHNRVVVGVCSWGESCALARFPGVNARVSRYASWIQNNS; encoded by the exons ATGCGTGTGATTGCACTGTTGGCTCTTTGCCTAGCGGCTGTGGCAG CCGCCCCCAAAGAATCCCAAAGGATTATTGGGGGATCTGTCACCAACATTGGCCAGTACCCTATGATGGCCTCACTCCTCTTCTCTTGGACCAACTCTGGCCACAGACAGTCCTGCGGAGGCACCATCATTAACAACCGAGCCGTCCTTACTGCTGCTCACTGCACCAT TGGTGACCCAGTAAGCAGATGGAGAGTTCGTGTCGGCTCCACAAACGCCAACGGTGGCGGTGTTGTTCACAACTCCCAGCAAATCATCAACCACCCCAGCTACAACTCAAGGACCTACGACAATGACGTTGCCATCATTCGCATTTCCGGCACATTCTCCTTCAACAACAACGTGCGCGCTGCTTCCATCGCCGGCTCCAACTACAACCTTGGTGACAATCAGGTCGTCTGGGCTACCGGATGGGGAAGAACTTCC GTGGGTGGATCAAGCTCTGAGCAGCTTCGTCACGTGCAGATCTGGACTGTGAACCAGAACACTTGCAACCAGCGCTACCAGAGTATTGGCAGGTCCATCACCGCTAACATGTTGTGTTCCGGCTGGCTCGATGTCGGCGGACGCGACCAGTGCCAGGGAGACTCCGGTGGTCCTCTCTTCCACAACCGTGTCGTTGTTGGTGTTTGCTCCTGGGGTGAATCCTGCGCTCTCGCTCGTTTCCCCGGTGTTAACGCTCGTGTATCTCGCTATGCTTCTTGGATCCAGAACAACTCTTAA
- the LOC113501971 gene encoding uncharacterized protein LOC113501971 produces the protein MMAALLFSSTNSGHRQSCGGSILNNRAVLTAAHCTIGDPVSRGMETLTVVELFITLNKLSTTRSTTRGLWTMTSPSFASLEHSPTTTTYALLLSPAPTTTLETTKSFGLPDGGELL, from the exons ATGATGGCCGCACTTCTGTTCTCTTCTACCAACTCTGGTCACAGGCAGTCCTGCGGGGGCTCCATCCTTAACAACCGAGCCGTCCTTACTGCCGCTCACTGCACCAt TGGTGACCCAGTAAGCAGAGGGATGGAAACGCTAACAGTGGTGGAGTTGTTCATAACTCTCAACAAATTATCAACCACCCGATCTACAACTCGAGGACTGTGGACAATGACATCGCCATCATTCGCATCTCTGGAACATTCTCCTACAACAACAACGTACGCGCTGCTTCTATCGCCGGCTCCAACTACAACCTTGGAGACAACCAAGTCGTTTGGGCTACCGGATGGGGGAGAACTTCTGTAA
- the LOC113501949 gene encoding trypsin, alkaline B-like, producing the protein MRVLIIFLGFGLLLADAASNKERSAIVGGSVAVFSQYPSIASLLYSPSATNYKQACVGSVLTTRSILTAAHCVYADAAYKWRVRVGSNWANSGGSVYTLGTITSYPNFSLRSLDNDIAILRTNGLIAFNNVIRPASIAGSNYQLADNQVVWSVGWGRASVGSSPSEQLRHVQMWIINQSNCAARYAAVGNNVTGNMLCSGWPYGVSGYCQGDEGGPLYHNGVLVGLSSWGYGCVNSMYPGVNTRISRYTSWIQTNA; encoded by the exons ATGCGTGTACTCATAATTTTCCTGGGCTTCGGCCTTTTGTTGGCTGATGCAG CCAGCAATAAAGAACGATCTGCCATCGTAGGAGGATCAGTGGCAGTATTTAGCCAATATCCAAGCATCGCGTCCCTACTGTACTCACCCAGTGCCACCAACTATAAACAAGCGTGTGTAGGCTCTGTTTTGACTACCAGGTCTATTTTAACAGCTGCTCACTGCGTGTA cGCTGATGCGGCTTATAAATGGCGTGTTAGAGTTGGCTCCAACTGGGCCAATAGTGGCGGCTCCGTTTACACTTTGGGTACTATAACCAGTTACCCGAACTTCAGCCTCCGCTCTCTGGACAATGATATAGCGATTTTGCGTACCAATGGTCTTATTGCCTTCAATAACGTCATCCGGCCCGCGTCCATTGCTGGTAGTAACTATCAACTTGCCGATAATCAGGTTGTCTGGTCTGTTGGATGGGGAAGAGCTTCC gttgGATCCTCTCCGTCTGAGCAGCTTCGACATGTGCAGATGTGGATTATCAACCAAAGTAATTGTGCTGCCCGCTACGCTGCCGTAGGAAATAATGTCACCGGCAACATGTTGTGCTCTGGTTGGCCATACGGTGTTAGCGGCTACTGCCAGGGAGACGAAGGTGGCCCGCTGTACCACAACGGCGTTTTAGTAGGGCTCAGCTCGTGGGGCTACGGCTGTGTCAACTCCATGTATCCTGGGGTTAACACTCGTATTTCTCGCTATACAAGTTGGATACAAACAAACGCATAA
- the LOC113501954 gene encoding trypsin, alkaline C-like, producing MRVIALLALCLAAVAAVPKNPQRIVGGSVTTIGQYPSMASLLFSWGTTGHRQSCGGTILNNRSILTAAHCTVGDAPARWQVRVGSTNANSGGSVHATQQIINHPNYSGWTLDNDVAIIRVSSTFSFNNNVASASIAGSNYNLGDNQVVWATGWGTTSPGGSLSEQLRHVQIWTVNQATCRTRYQTLGRTVTDNMLCSGWLDQGGRDQCQGDSGGPLYHNGVVVGVCSWGQSCALAFYPGVNARVSRYASWIQSNA from the exons ATGCGTGTTATTGCTCTGTTGGCTCTCTGCTTAGCGGCTGTGGCAG CCGTCCCCAAAAATCCCCAGAGGATTGTGGGGGGCTCTGTCACCACTATCGGCCAGTACCCATCTATGGCTTCCCTCCTCTTCTCTTGGGGTACAACTGGCCACAGGCAGTCCTGCGGAGGCACCATCCTTAACAACCGAAGCATCCTTACTGCTGCCCACTGCACCGT CGGTGACGCTCCTGCCAGGTGGCAAGTTCGTGTAGGTTCCACCAACGCCAACAGCGGTGGTTCAGTTCACGCCACTCAGCAGATCATCAACCACCCCAACTACAGCGGATGGACACTCGACAATGACGTTGCCATCATTCGCGTTTCTTCCACATTCTCCTTCAACAACAACGTCGCTTCTGCTTCCATCGCCGGCTCCAACTACAACCTTGGTGACAACCAGGTCGTCTGGGCTACTGGATGGGGAACCACttct ccTGGTGGATCTCTCTCTGAACAGCTCCGTCACGTGCAAATCTGGACCGTTAACCAAGCTACTTGCAGAACTCGCTACCAAACTCTTGGCAGGACCGTCACTGACAACATGTTGTGCTCCGGCTGGCTCGACCAAGGCGGTCGCGACCAGTGCCAGGGAGACTCCGGCGGTCCTCTCTACCACAACGGTGTCGTTGTTGGTGTCTGCTCATGGGGTCAATCATGCGCTCTTGCTTTCTACCCAGGTGTTAACGCTCGCGTTTCTAGATACGCATCTTGGATTCAGAGCAATGCTTAA